The following are encoded together in the Oncorhynchus nerka isolate Pitt River linkage group LG23, Oner_Uvic_2.0, whole genome shotgun sequence genome:
- the LOC115106625 gene encoding protein DBF4 homolog B-like, producing MQQHPPGAGGCFLGMLSPGHGARKLEGKSFYLDAVKSRPAAFLAEAISHLGGRIESFLNKDVSFVVTGSLEGLRSESFEVTRGGSDGMTGECHSSPRSTKPRESIMTSTRQQRPATGTPRPMVCGSRGKALLEKAIRNNERLQGNSVLANARSWGVKIVHVDDLLTHVQLLTAESSKARRRKTELKNSNKYPAVSRVIKAGALKSPI from the exons ATGCAGCAGCACCCACCAGGGGCAGGAGGGTGCTTCTTGGGTATGCTGTCCCCTGGCCATGGGGCAAGAAAGCTGGAAGGGAAATCTTTCTACCTGGACGCTGTGAAGAGTCGCCCTGCAGCCTTTCTTGCGGAGGCCATATCCCATCTCGGAGGG AGAATTGAGAGTTTCCTGAATAAGGATGTCAGCTTTGTTGTGACTGGGAGCCTAGAGGGACTCCGAAGCGAGAGTTTCGAAGTGACCCGAGGTGGGTCAGATGGGATGACCGGGGAGTGTCACAGCTCTCCCCGCTCCACTAAACCGAGAGAGAGCATCATGACCAGCACCAGGCAGCAGCGTCCAGCCACTGGCACTCCCAGACCAATG GTGTGTGGCAGCCGCGGGAAGGCCCTGCTAGAGAAAGCCATTAGGAATAAT GAACGGCTTCAGGGGAACAGTGTTTTGGCCAATGCCCGCTCCTGGGGAGTCAAGATCGTGCACGTGGACG ATCTCCTGACGCATGTCCAACTATTGACAGCGGAGAGCTCCAAGGCCAGACGCAGGAAAACTGAG CTGAAAAATTCCAACAAGTATCCTGCTGTGTCTCGTGTCATCAAAG CTGGTGCCTTGAAGTCCCCTATCTGA